Proteins encoded by one window of Salvia splendens isolate huo1 chromosome 7, SspV2, whole genome shotgun sequence:
- the LOC121742594 gene encoding transcription factor VOZ1-like: MGKGSKSAACKSTSHQLFKDRAKNRVDDLQGVFSDLQSARKESRSIDVAVLEEQVHQMLREWKSELNEPSPASSLQQGGSLGFSSDICRLLQLCEEEDDATSALAAPKPDPDAQKAVNGYTSQENFNITKGLQEQGFQLVEQCKNAAMGVNMEMNNMNVPSQLDYHSYDFHQDFEQPYFIGFDGTGFIGEDVMPQISGYQPNISPPPSAFLGPKCALWDCTRPALGLEWCQKSDDYCSIYHAGLAPSEGYFGRPPVVRPRGIGLKDNLLFAALGAKAQGKDVGIPECEGAATTKSPWNAPELFDLTVLDGETIREWLFFDKPRRAFESGNRKQRSLPDYNGRGWHESRKQVMNEFGGLKRSYYMDPQPMENFEWHLYEYEINKYDVCALYRLEVKRVDGKKSPKGKLGNDSVADLQKQMGRLSAEFPNEKQRVVKGRGKSNLKEGSGRIYSGSNAMGANPGEGLEYTRGAPYDYLVEDINGYYIT; this comes from the exons ATGGGGAAGGGTTCGAAGAGCGCGGCATGCAAGTCCACATCACACCAGCTCTTCAAGGACAGGGCGAAGAATCGCGTGGATGATCTCCAGGGGGTCTTTAGTGATCTCCAATCAGCTAGGAAGGAGAGCCGGTCAATTGATGTGGCTGTGCTTGAAGAGCAAGTTCACCAGATGCTTCGTGAGTGGAAGTCTGAGCTTAACGAGCCGTCCCCAGCTTCTTCTCTGCAGCAG GGAGGGAGCCTTGGTTTTTCATCTGATATTTGTCGGCTGCTGCAGCTTTGTGAGGAGGAAGATGACGCAACTAGTGCGTTAGCTGCACCAAAACCAGACCCTGATGCACAGAAGGCTGTTAATGGATATACTTCTCAAGAG AATTTTAATATTACCAAGGGTCTTCAAGAACAAGGCTTCCAGTTGGTGGAGCAATGCAAAAATGCTGCCATGGGAGTTAACATGGAAATGAACAATATGAATGTGCCTTCACAGCTAGATTATCATTCATATGATTTCCATCAAGATTTTGAACAGCCGTATTTTATAGGCTTTGATGGCACGGGGTTCATCGgtgaggatgttatgcctcagATTTCTGGGTATCAACCAAATATCAGCCCCCCACCGTCTGCTTTCTTGGGGCCAAAATGTGCCCTTTGGGACTGCACTAGACCAGCATTGGGGTTGGAATGGTGTCAAAAGTCTGATGACTATTGCAGTATCTATCATGCTGGGCTTGCACCTAGTGAAGGCTATTTTGGTAGGCCTCCTGTTGTTCGACCGAGAGGCATTGGCTTAAAGGATAATTTACTTTTTGCTGCACTTGGTGCAAAGGCGCAAGGAAAAGATGTTGGCATTCCTGAGTGTGAGGGTGCTGCTACAACAAAATCTCCTTGGAATGCACCTG AGCTCTTTGATCTCACTGTTCTGGATGGCGAAACAATCAGGGAGTGGCTGTTTTTTGATAAACCGCGCAGAGCCTTTGAGAGTGGTAACAGGAAGCAGCGATCACTTCCAGATTATAATGGGAGGGGTTGGCATGAGTCCCGAAAACAAGTGATGAATGAATTTGGAGGGTTGAAGAGATCCTACTACATGGATCCTCAGCCGATGGAGAATTTTGAGTGGCACCTTTATGAATACGAGATCAACAAGTATGATGTGTGCGCATTATACAGACTTGAAGTAAAGCGTGTTGATGGCAAGAAGAGTCCTAAAGGGAAGTTAGGCAATGATTCTGTTGCTGATCTGCAAAAGCAGATGGGCAGGCTGAGTGCTGAGTTCCCAAATGAGAAGCAGCGAGTCGTCAAAGGAAGGGGAAAGAGCAATTTGAAGGAGGGAAGTGGGAGAATTTACTCTGGTTCGAACGCAATGGGAGCAAATCCAGGTGAAGGGCTTGAATATACAAGAGGGGCACCATACGATTATCTTGTGGAAGATATCAATGGGTACTACATAACATGA